The nucleotide sequence TTACGATGAttcttcctttttataccactattcatttatttttacttttttttcagacCAAGGAACTAACGAACGATCCACGTCCATGCAAGGAAACGtaattaatatacaaattattcccgaatttataaattctcaaaaatttaacattataaaaaaaaaagttaataaaaatatgagcATAAAGGACCTGAAATATTTGTGTTCAAGGCTATACTCAATTCCGATtaccaaaataaaaatgttctACACAGATGAGGTAAGAATTATAGTGCCGTTTTGTGTTTATAGTTAATGAATTTCTGAATGAACAAAAATtgcataaatatgcaaatccataaatatgcatagccacttgcatatataattgacTGCGATATCATACATACAAACTCTATTCTACTTCCTCAAATTACATACTGGTTGacctatttttattatttcatttattattttatattttttgtagaaCAATCCGTTGTGTATAGAAATCACTGATACAAATTCCAGTTTGTATACATACGGAATTGAagataattcaaaaataaaaatacaaaccGAAGATTAATACTTTTTACTAAAGTTAgctaaaaagaaataatgatataataacaataaaatggaaagaCTGATATTTATTGTTAATCTTTGtgtatgtattttataggcatataaatattataaactatgtagtatttttttacttcgATCAAATTGTTAATCTAATTCTATTTGTCTATAAAGTTATGTTAAGCTCACTCctatgcacatatatatatttacggCATTGGGGCGTCGTTCTATTATgtgtatatgtatttatattgcaCTTTCACTCctaaatatgaacaaaaaatattttttgttttatctttttgatttttttcactttttatttagcATTTTGGAATTTATTTGGAGAATTATTTGCcacaatatatatgcattttttttgtcatttgattttacattatataGCGTGTGTGAATAAAAGGTATACATCATGTTTGGATACCATTTACATGTTTTGCATtcttttcataattttttcaccATAATggcatttaaaattaaatttctttattttccaaTACCACAAAAAAACTAGCatagaagaaaaataaattggtaaatattttacccatttaagttttttttatttttataaaatacacTAATTCGTTAATTTAAATGTGAAGGATTATTCAGTTGAGAATATTTGTACATTTAACAAAAACATATAGCACGAAAACGTTTGGCATTCATGCccatgatatatatatatatatatatatacacatgcATGCGCACATATAGCATATTCAATacaatgaataaaaaaaatatttccttATATAAGGCAGTATATCGAAGAGAtaaaatttcatatatgcaagtatattaatagcgctaaaaaaatatatatagacatACATATACCACAGCATTGGTAACTTTATGCATGTaacgaaaaaattaaaatggcTCATTTCTTTAAAGGCTCGATTTCATTACCAATGGAAGaggataaagaaaaaaaaaatattgagaATGaagaacaaattaaaatattatttcacTTACCCAATGGCGATATCGAAACTGTATATGAAAACCTTAGTATTGAAGTGGGCTATCTAAAACTCAAGTTATCTAAAAGCTTACAAAGGCCCTATgacaaatttaatttattatataacaataatattatgattGATCCATTATCCATAattgatataattaaaGCGAAAAGAGAATCTATAGATATATAcgttaattttttagaataaattaaagaatatattgATGCATCTTCCAAAAATTTGCATATGGATTcttccatatatatacattaattgtatttttcacatcaaattttgtatatttccATTGTTTTTACTTGGAGATTAAAAGGCGTTAACATTAAAATTCTTCCTCAATATAAACCCACATTTTTACGAGCCTACTAAAATAGGTTGTTATAGTAACTAAAGTTGCTTggaatattaaattttgtgATTCTTTCAGTCCAGAAtgacaaaatatatgttttcatttatttcccATCATTCATTCATTTGCCAAGTCACCcactatttattttattatttttttttttttgataattgtTTTCATGGTACGATTTTACTAACTTATTTTGCTTTCGCACACTTCAAATTACAATTCTCTCTATATAAAGTAATTTATAACTTTCTctcataaatattataacataataatttatccATCATGTCTGCATGAGTTAACATCATTCTTCTACAACAATATCttgataaatttaattcgTCTAAAGCATCACATTTCGATATTCCTTCATCCaactttttttcatataagcTCCAAAGGTTTCCAATTAATTTTCCACAGGTAAAGCAACGAACTggtattatcattttttttcgcgatactttaattaaaaaagtaaaaaaatatcaaaatatacaaattttaaatcataaaaaattaaagaatataattagttttatttaaataaatgttgGAATCGGAAAAACCTTGAAAgcgttattttattttctatatttatataataaatatattatatcgaaaattttttaattttgcaatgccaaataatttatatgatttagAGATTGATTCAatagtatattatatttacaatttttttgcattaaTTCATTCCTATTTGTTATGTAcagtttatttttgaaaaaattgtcaatttttttcatgcgCTAAAAcggaaaaaaattttatcgTTTCGTACTTAAACAAGCATACGCTATAGGCATGAAAATTAATaagtgatatatatatgcatagtTTTAatgacatatatatataaaaacaaatgatgcataaaaattgtttttaatgttttaaaaaaagcacataaaaaatatataaaaataaataaaattgtatattatataatatacatatgtaattaattttaaattgatCAAACAAACGAACATTTTGAATCCGGGGtatgaataatatagatTTCGAATAAGTTTACTTTTCCAAAAGGGAgggaaatataaatgagtGTGAActagtaaaaaaatcaccaaaaaaataacgtTGATCACACAAGATTGCgcctatatatatgaataccATATAACAATGCCTCCATACATAtcaaattatgtatataatatataattgtagACATATCTATGCATGATATCTTACAATATACCCCTcctttacatatataaaagaaaggacttataaaaattactatatatggaataattttttctatagtaaaaaataagaaaactGTGTCTCTTTAGTTCTTTCGacttattaatttaatctTATAAGTTATACGCTACACagttcatatatttttccacTTTTCTAAGAGcatgataaaaattatggatGCATTTGTGTTGTTTCATTTCTACAATTTGGTTAATGCTTTCTGTAGCTTTACAAATATTGTCcgaaaatgtatatatatcattattcgATATGAATTGGTCtgaataattaaaaattgttgaaGCATAGGTTATAGGTTTGGTCATAATTTTGTAACTCGAATTTGAGGCTAAATCAATTATGTatgtatttcttttatcatCGCTAGCTTCTGTGATTGCCCCTTCTCTTCCTTCTCCATTTTtagcatttttaataagtgttgttttattttttttgtgatacatatgcatattattccaatcatcattttcaatttgATTAATATCTATAGCAGGCCTAATAAAgttgtctttttttattccctCCATAATATTACTAAAATCTAGTATTGGGTTATATTTTAAGATTTTGtcaatattaattaaatttttgtttacaaTACTAgctaaatatgtataatctTCCTTTTCAACATTTGTActtattatcatattctttttcttttcttctAAAAATACTACGAACATTTCTTCGTCTAAATTTTTAgctctttttttataagtgTAAAAAGCTTCATATTCtttatgtaaattatttacatattttacaatttcttttaatgGACCATCAGTTCCTACTTTGTTGTAACCCGATGTGCATCCCTTATCTTGAATATACCCCTTCAGAAGTTTGTAGTTGCTTTCAAAGTTGCCCAAGTCCTGTTTTAGGTGATCagaaaaaagggaaaatcaaaatgaaatataaaaaagatacataaaacaaaacttcatgtgcatatatataactgcCTAATGcaatattcaaatatatatcatattgcacgagaataaaattaatttatctgCATTACGCTCAAAATATGGATACACAGATTCTCGTCTTTTTCCGatgaaattatattatcgtaaaaaaattgattgTTGTTAATGTCATAAAAATCTGCATGATTATGATCAATATGTGTTTGTTTGTCATCTTCTTGCTCATCATTTTCGTGGTCATCTAAATTGTCAGAAAATATAGATTGTAGCCATAACCAAAAAACGGCTCTCAAATGTTcactataaaaaaattcagttccatatttataaacattaacaattttattatataattgtacATCGTTTAAAACTCTGAATTCgtttattgttattttatcatttaataaatcatagtttatattttcgGCATGaccaaaaaatgaattatattcTTCTTCTTGCTCATAAGTAGAAGACGACTTTCCAATATTCATTGAATTTGGTTTTACTCTGTTTCTATCATTAGTATTACTATTTGTATTTACTTCATTTCTCAAACTGTCTAGTTTCATTTCTAGTTCATGTTTATCTCTTTCAGAATCTATAATGACAGTGAACAATAGATTGTTTGTCAAGTCTACCTTCTTCTGATTATTAATATAGGTAGAATCtaacttattatttttggcATACCCTAAACTATTTATGTtactattaaaatttacCACAATATTATGTCTTTCTGTATATGAATTTATGAGGGTATGAAATTTATGAAACAATATTAATCtgtttttatcataattttgtaattgatttgtattaaaacatattttattttgtatttgtattaatttattgcaattattatttatatgtttaaataattccttcatatatatactactGTTATCgttatcaaaatataagccattattttcatcattatcatacatattattgatgctataattattaaaaaaatcttCTTGATATTTTGAATAGTCATATTCTGCATATTCAGAAATGGAAAGATTACACTGCAActctttttttgtattatttaggTTGATACACTCTTCATATTCGTTTGCCTCTATTGCACTCCTTTTTACATTCGATTCAGTGTTTCTATTGTTCTCATAACTTTTGTTATTTCCTTGTATTCCTTTTTCTTCTGTTGATAGCTCACTAATATAATTACTTTTCTTTTCACCAGTGGCTAATTCATCAACATCaccatgtttttttttatcttttttatcatcacaAACTCTAGTTCCCAAACGGGTCATTctttcatcattattacctttgcttattttatttgtttttttttctttttttaatttttccaaaaaattgtaaaaatgtttataccCAAATATTTCTAATTCGTGTGGCTTGTTTGATAGCATAAGCATTGCTTCGTTTATCACATGGTAGAAATTGTATTCTTCGTCATCCTCAGAGtcattatcatcattattattttttatatttttttgtgtctGTGTAGTTTTTCCTTTCATCTTGTTCAGCCCATGCATGCTGCTATTACTATTAGAATCCCCATCGCATACTTTTCGAAAGAATATCTCATAGAATGGTTGTTTCTTATCATAATGCTCAAACAAACAAAAACAATCAAACAAAAATCcaatacataataataactcCTTTGCCATTTGAAAATTGCATTTCATCAATT is from Plasmodium chabaudi chabaudi strain AS genome assembly, chromosome: 8 and encodes:
- a CDS encoding DNA-directed RNA polymerases I, II, and III subunit RPABC5, putative translates to MIIPVRCFTCGKLIGNLWSLYEKKLDEGISKCDALDELNLSRYCCRRMMLTHADMMDKLLCYNIYERKL